The following proteins are co-located in the Paraburkholderia phytofirmans PsJN genome:
- a CDS encoding FdhF/YdeP family oxidoreductase: MKKPEARIEPYTHPAAGWGALKYVAINLIKEKVTGGDYRMLFKQNQPDGFDCPGCAWPDREHASTFEFCENGVKAVAAEATSKRVTPAFFEKHTIAELMTQSDFELEQHGRLTDPLVYDAVSDRYVPIGWDEAFDLIADHLKRLDDPDRAAFYTSGRASNEAAFLYQLFVRMYGTNNFPDCSNMCHEATSRGLPHTVGIGKGTVTLDDFEHADTLLIFGQNPATNHPRMLGELRECAKRGATIVSINPLKERGLERFASPQHPVEMLTMGSTKISSVFIRPKVGGDFALIKGVAKRVIELDDEALASGLERVLDVAFIAEHTVGFDAFADDLRAENWDTIVAEAGVPFEDVLQLADIYVKGRAVIATWGMGLTQHKNSVPTVQILSNLMMMRGNIGRRGAGLCPVRGHSNVQGDRTVGIEERPTQAFLDKLGEVYDFEPPREHGLDVVNTIQAMLDGKVKVFIGLGGNFSIATPDTPRTWEAMRSCDLTVHITTKLNRSHLVHGRDALILPTLGRTEIDLQNGVAQGVSVEDSMSMVHISYGMNKPASENLLSEIAIVARMAHATLGSAKVDWLAQAADYSLIRDGIAQVIEGFTDYNERLKNPGGFHLGVASRERIWKTPSGKAQFLVHAIDMATPIHQARKEHGERLMTLMTTRSHDQYNTTIYGLDDRYRGVYGQRRVLFANKDDLAMLGFAAGQRVDITSVWADGIERHADGFLLVEYDIPRGCLGAYYPETNPLVPLSSVADGAGTPTSKSIPVLLKASEVEAIAA; encoded by the coding sequence ATGAAGAAACCCGAAGCTCGCATCGAACCCTATACGCACCCCGCCGCTGGCTGGGGTGCGCTCAAGTACGTCGCCATCAACCTGATCAAGGAAAAGGTGACGGGCGGCGACTACCGCATGCTGTTCAAGCAGAATCAGCCAGACGGCTTCGACTGCCCCGGCTGCGCGTGGCCGGATCGCGAGCATGCGTCCACCTTCGAGTTCTGCGAAAACGGCGTGAAGGCCGTGGCCGCCGAGGCGACCAGCAAACGCGTGACGCCGGCGTTCTTCGAGAAACATACGATCGCCGAACTGATGACGCAGTCGGACTTCGAACTCGAACAGCACGGCCGCCTGACCGACCCGCTCGTCTACGACGCCGTGAGCGACCGTTACGTGCCGATCGGCTGGGACGAAGCGTTCGACCTGATCGCCGATCACCTGAAGCGGCTCGACGATCCGGACCGCGCCGCCTTCTACACCTCGGGCCGCGCGAGCAACGAAGCCGCCTTCCTCTATCAGCTGTTCGTGCGCATGTACGGCACCAACAACTTCCCCGACTGCTCGAACATGTGCCACGAGGCGACCAGCCGGGGTTTGCCGCATACGGTCGGCATCGGCAAAGGCACGGTCACGCTCGACGACTTCGAACACGCCGACACGCTGCTGATCTTCGGCCAGAATCCGGCCACCAACCATCCGCGGATGCTCGGCGAACTGCGCGAGTGCGCCAAGCGCGGCGCGACCATCGTGTCCATCAATCCGCTGAAGGAGCGCGGCCTCGAACGCTTTGCGAGCCCGCAGCATCCGGTGGAAATGCTGACGATGGGCAGCACGAAGATCAGCTCCGTGTTCATTCGCCCTAAAGTCGGCGGCGACTTCGCGTTGATCAAGGGCGTCGCCAAGCGCGTGATCGAGCTCGACGACGAAGCGTTGGCGTCGGGCCTCGAACGCGTTCTGGATGTCGCGTTCATCGCCGAACATACCGTCGGCTTCGACGCCTTCGCCGATGATCTGCGCGCCGAGAACTGGGACACGATCGTCGCCGAAGCCGGCGTGCCGTTCGAAGACGTGCTGCAACTCGCCGACATCTACGTGAAGGGGCGCGCCGTGATTGCGACGTGGGGCATGGGCCTCACGCAGCACAAGAATTCAGTGCCGACGGTGCAGATCCTGTCCAACCTGATGATGATGCGCGGCAATATCGGCCGGCGCGGTGCGGGCCTGTGCCCGGTGCGCGGCCACTCGAACGTGCAAGGCGACCGGACGGTCGGAATCGAGGAACGGCCGACACAGGCGTTTCTCGACAAGCTCGGCGAAGTCTACGATTTCGAACCGCCGCGCGAGCACGGACTCGACGTCGTCAACACGATTCAGGCGATGCTCGACGGCAAGGTGAAGGTATTCATCGGCCTGGGCGGCAATTTCTCGATCGCGACGCCCGACACGCCGCGCACGTGGGAAGCGATGCGTTCGTGCGACCTCACCGTGCATATCACGACCAAGCTGAACCGCAGCCATCTCGTCCATGGACGCGACGCGCTGATTCTGCCGACGCTCGGCCGCACCGAAATCGACTTGCAGAACGGCGTGGCGCAAGGCGTGAGCGTCGAGGATTCGATGAGCATGGTGCATATCTCGTACGGCATGAACAAACCGGCGTCGGAGAATCTGCTGTCGGAAATTGCGATTGTCGCGCGCATGGCGCATGCGACGCTCGGCAGCGCGAAAGTGGATTGGCTCGCGCAGGCCGCGGACTACTCGCTGATCCGCGACGGCATCGCGCAAGTGATCGAAGGCTTCACCGACTACAACGAGCGCTTGAAGAATCCCGGCGGCTTCCACCTCGGCGTCGCGTCGCGCGAACGGATATGGAAGACGCCGAGCGGCAAGGCACAGTTCCTGGTGCACGCAATCGACATGGCGACGCCGATCCATCAAGCGCGCAAGGAACACGGCGAGCGCCTGATGACGTTGATGACGACCCGCTCACACGATCAGTACAACACGACGATTTACGGCCTCGACGACCGTTATCGCGGCGTGTACGGACAGCGTCGCGTGTTGTTCGCCAACAAGGACGATCTCGCGATGCTCGGTTTCGCGGCGGGACAACGCGTGGATATCACGAGCGTGTGGGCCGACGGCATCGAGCGTCACGCCGATGGCTTTCTGCTCGTGGAGTACGACATTCCTCGCGGCTGTCTCGGCGCTTATTATCCGGAGACGAATCCGCTCGTGCCGCTGTCGTCGGTCGCCGATGGCGCGGGCACGCCGACGTCGAAGTCCATTCCGGTTCTGTTGAAGGCCTCCGAAGTCGAGGCGATCGCGGCTTGA
- a CDS encoding M48 metallopeptidase family protein — MSHLKYLTGYSPTLQEKVKKLIADDQLGQYLAARYPNTHDVQTDRALYAYCADLKREHLRSADQIDKVAYDSKLDVVRHALGLHTSISRVQGGKLKAKKEIRIASLFKAAAPEFLKMIVVHELAHLKESDHNKAFYRLCEFMQPGYHQIEFDLRLYLTQRELAKKPV; from the coding sequence ATGTCCCACCTGAAATATTTGACTGGCTACTCGCCCACGCTTCAGGAAAAAGTCAAAAAGCTGATCGCCGACGACCAGCTCGGCCAGTACCTTGCCGCGCGCTATCCGAACACGCACGACGTGCAAACAGACCGGGCGCTGTACGCCTACTGCGCCGACCTGAAACGCGAACACCTGCGCAGCGCGGACCAGATCGACAAGGTCGCCTACGACAGCAAACTCGACGTCGTGCGTCACGCACTAGGTTTGCACACGAGCATCTCCCGCGTGCAAGGCGGCAAGCTGAAGGCGAAGAAAGAAATCCGCATCGCGTCGCTGTTCAAAGCGGCGGCGCCGGAATTTCTGAAAATGATCGTGGTGCACGAACTCGCTCATCTGAAGGAAAGCGACCACAACAAGGCCTTTTACCGCCTGTGCGAGTTCATGCAGCCGGGTTACCACCAGATCGAGTTCGATCTGCGTCTTTATCTGACGCAGCGCGAGCTGGCAAAAAAGCCCGTCTAA
- a CDS encoding DUF1643 domain-containing protein translates to MRRIVCRGLGGEIGSAVISPCGTYRYGLMCAGEALSPGKPAALFVMLNPRTADARLDDPTIRRRCGFAKVRW, encoded by the coding sequence ATGCGCCGCATCGTTTGCCGGGGATTGGGTGGTGAAATCGGGAGCGCCGTTATCAGCCCGTGCGGCACCTATCGTTATGGGCTGATGTGCGCCGGCGAAGCGTTGTCGCCGGGGAAACCCGCCGCGCTGTTCGTCATGCTCAACCCGAGGACCGCCGATGCGCGACTCGACGATCCGACCATTCGCCGGCGCTGCGGCTTCGCGAAGGTCCGCTGGTGA
- a CDS encoding T6SS phospholipase effector Tle1-like catalytic domain-containing protein yields MTVRQAGAPVSDAELDHAAACGAIKRIAAEFPSDLKARIQCRLYPKLSFFFDGTGNNLYQELQKPEQEQALSNVAKLYLAAIDDPARQGATPRYFPGVGTPFQIPRRVPGYAAELVRNDPGGMAGMGLGVGGQTRIDAALAEFAMILGEDWSAGAQRHMPFISLAVFGFSRGATEARAFVRKLLSRCVDKDGQPCWINSNLLRIPLRITFLGLFDTVASVGGPGLHLDWASELAIPPEVEQCVHYVAAHEVRQAFPLDSVRVDRTYPANCEEVVYPGVHSDVGGGYAPDQQGRGNLLARIPLRHMYAQALEAGVPLLSLDRIQADRQSYFELEDDEPVVKSYTDYTAALPAANGDDVESLIHVHRRLDFQWRGGLARRGEDSRVLGQLVGRGLPSAACQAVPATTDDDHPECDPAGWTYAVTPNLEKQAAQLLGEQRRLALQVTFLRHPVERHADSRDWPPARPRERTAYENLILSAWDNACAVPPAADSLLAEHVHDSVAHFTSWPCALYDPRRVYCDHARYYAARPWLGPRPEMMTG; encoded by the coding sequence ATGACTGTACGTCAGGCGGGCGCGCCTGTCAGTGACGCCGAGCTGGACCACGCTGCTGCATGCGGAGCGATCAAGCGGATCGCCGCTGAATTCCCCAGCGATCTGAAGGCTCGCATACAGTGCCGGCTTTATCCGAAGCTCAGTTTCTTCTTCGACGGTACGGGCAACAACCTGTACCAGGAACTGCAAAAGCCTGAGCAGGAGCAGGCGTTGTCGAACGTGGCCAAGCTGTATCTGGCGGCGATCGACGATCCCGCCAGACAGGGTGCTACGCCTCGATACTTTCCCGGCGTCGGTACTCCGTTCCAGATCCCCCGGCGCGTGCCTGGCTATGCTGCCGAACTAGTGCGCAATGATCCCGGCGGGATGGCGGGCATGGGTCTGGGCGTCGGGGGACAGACGCGCATCGATGCGGCGCTCGCCGAATTTGCCATGATCCTCGGCGAGGACTGGAGCGCAGGAGCACAGCGGCACATGCCGTTTATCAGTCTTGCGGTGTTCGGTTTCTCGCGCGGTGCGACGGAGGCTAGAGCTTTCGTGCGCAAGCTGCTTTCGCGTTGCGTCGACAAGGACGGTCAACCATGCTGGATCAATAGCAATCTGTTGCGCATTCCGCTGCGCATCACCTTCCTGGGACTGTTCGATACGGTCGCGTCGGTGGGTGGGCCGGGTCTGCATCTGGACTGGGCATCCGAACTGGCGATACCACCCGAGGTCGAGCAATGCGTGCACTACGTCGCTGCTCATGAGGTCCGGCAGGCGTTTCCGCTCGACTCGGTGCGTGTGGATCGGACCTACCCGGCCAACTGCGAGGAAGTGGTCTATCCCGGCGTGCATTCGGATGTCGGCGGCGGCTACGCTCCGGATCAACAGGGCCGCGGCAATCTGCTCGCGCGCATTCCGCTGCGCCACATGTATGCGCAAGCGCTGGAGGCCGGTGTCCCGCTGCTGTCGTTGGACAGGATTCAGGCAGACCGACAAAGCTACTTTGAGCTCGAGGACGACGAACCGGTGGTGAAGTCGTACACAGATTACACGGCGGCTTTGCCCGCCGCAAACGGCGATGATGTGGAGTCGCTGATTCACGTGCATCGCCGCCTTGATTTTCAGTGGCGCGGCGGCCTTGCCCGGAGGGGCGAAGACTCCCGTGTGCTCGGGCAACTGGTTGGACGCGGATTGCCTTCGGCGGCCTGTCAGGCGGTGCCGGCGACCACCGATGATGACCATCCCGAGTGCGATCCGGCCGGCTGGACGTATGCGGTCACGCCCAATCTGGAAAAGCAGGCGGCTCAGTTGTTGGGGGAACAGCGACGCCTCGCGCTTCAGGTCACATTCCTTCGCCATCCTGTCGAGCGCCATGCGGACAGCCGGGACTGGCCGCCCGCCAGGCCGCGCGAGCGTACGGCCTATGAAAACCTCATCCTGTCGGCATGGGACAATGCCTGCGCTGTGCCTCCCGCGGCGGATAGCCTGCTGGCGGAGCATGTCCACGATTCCGTGGCGCACTTTACTTCGTGGCCGTGTGCCCTGTACGATCCGCGCCGTGTCTATTGTGACCACGCGAGATACTACGCCGCGAGGCCGTGGCTTGGACCGCGCCCGGAGATGATGACCGGCTGA
- a CDS encoding DUF3304 domain-containing protein — translation MATYLSAAALAASALLAVSACADNSLLPDDPPASGHPLWMVPISQTDRWAINMAVERYGMGDSPPHGGGGGAVCCYPSPRDWGKPVTVHWTWGTELDPKTKAVIKAREPHSMILHFPPGGPARDDRYLCLILREHDTAELAFSRAATRCATK, via the coding sequence ATGGCAACGTACCTGAGCGCTGCCGCACTTGCCGCTAGCGCACTGCTCGCCGTGTCAGCCTGTGCGGACAATTCGCTGCTGCCCGACGATCCGCCCGCGAGCGGGCACCCCCTGTGGATGGTGCCGATCAGTCAGACCGACCGCTGGGCGATCAACATGGCCGTTGAGCGGTACGGCATGGGAGACTCCCCTCCACATGGCGGCGGCGGCGGGGCGGTCTGCTGTTACCCCAGCCCCAGGGACTGGGGCAAGCCGGTCACCGTCCACTGGACGTGGGGCACGGAACTCGATCCGAAAACGAAGGCCGTGATCAAAGCACGCGAACCCCATTCAATGATCTTGCATTTCCCGCCGGGCGGCCCCGCGAGGGACGACCGCTACCTGTGCTTGATCTTGCGCGAACACGACACGGCCGAACTGGCGTTCTCGCGCGCCGCCACGCGTTGCGCCACAAAATAG
- a CDS encoding LacI family DNA-binding transcriptional regulator, whose amino-acid sequence MTPTIKDVAAHAGFSIATVSRAINAPHTVNPVTLDKVRQSIDALNFRPSPLGRQLRGERTRLIGVILPTLANPVFAECLQGIDELASAQGYRLMLMTTQYDADRERHAIETLREHRVEGLILTVADADTHPLLDELDRAGLLYVLMHNDTVRRPSVSVDNRLAAYDGVRMLIAHGHRRILMLAGTLAASDRARQRHLGYSQAMQQAGLTPAPALEVDFNAEELSPSVLAHLTSGPNRPSALFCSNDLLAMVVMRGLRRARLQIPHDMSILGFDGLAMGELLSPALASICAPNRAIGCAAWQRLLARVTGTYEALSETSLTLTLPHSLRQGATIAAISSRDDATPTRTSMPAERPFA is encoded by the coding sequence ATGACCCCGACGATCAAAGATGTCGCTGCCCACGCCGGCTTCTCCATCGCCACCGTGTCGCGCGCGATCAACGCGCCGCATACCGTTAACCCGGTCACACTCGACAAGGTGCGTCAGTCCATCGACGCCCTGAACTTCCGCCCCAGCCCGCTCGGCCGGCAATTGCGCGGCGAACGCACGCGCCTGATCGGCGTGATCCTGCCGACGCTCGCCAACCCCGTGTTCGCCGAGTGCCTGCAAGGTATCGACGAACTCGCCTCGGCGCAAGGCTACCGGCTCATGCTGATGACCACGCAGTACGACGCCGACCGCGAACGTCACGCCATCGAAACGCTGCGCGAACACCGCGTCGAAGGCCTGATCCTGACCGTCGCCGACGCCGACACGCACCCGCTGCTCGACGAACTCGACCGCGCAGGGCTGCTCTACGTGCTGATGCATAACGACACGGTGCGTCGCCCGTCGGTCTCGGTCGACAATCGTCTGGCCGCCTACGACGGCGTGCGCATGCTGATAGCGCACGGCCATCGCCGCATCCTCATGCTCGCGGGCACGCTGGCCGCTTCCGATCGCGCCCGGCAGCGGCATCTGGGCTATTCGCAGGCGATGCAGCAGGCCGGCCTCACGCCGGCACCGGCGCTCGAAGTCGATTTCAACGCCGAAGAACTGTCGCCCTCGGTGCTCGCTCATCTCACGAGCGGCCCGAACCGCCCGAGCGCGCTCTTCTGCAGTAACGATCTGCTGGCGATGGTGGTCATGCGCGGCCTGCGCCGGGCGCGTCTGCAGATTCCTCACGACATGTCGATTCTCGGCTTCGACGGCCTCGCAATGGGCGAACTGCTGTCGCCCGCGCTCGCCAGCATCTGCGCACCGAATCGCGCGATCGGCTGCGCGGCCTGGCAGCGTTTGCTGGCACGCGTCACCGGCACGTACGAAGCGTTGAGCGAAACCTCGCTCACGCTGACCTTGCCGCACAGCTTGCGCCAAGGCGCCACCATCGCGGCGATTTCGAGCCGCGACGACGCAACGCCCACGCGTACGTCAATGCCCGCCGAACGGCCATTCGCCTGA
- a CDS encoding ABC transporter substrate-binding protein, whose protein sequence is MTRSSKHFASPIQPLRPLWHRLARTTAAALSACMVVAAALVAIAPQAAHADESAICYNCPPEWADWASQIKAIQQKTGIRVPFDNKNSGQSIAQLMAEQKSPVADVVYLGVSSAFQAKDKGVIQPYKPAHWDDIPANLKDPQGYWFSIHSGTLGFFVNKDALEGKPVPRSWADLLKPEYKGMIGYLDPSSAFVGYAGAVAVNQALGGTLDNFEPGLDWFRKLKANAPIVPKQTAYARVMSGEIPILLDYDFDAYRAKYKDHANVEFVIPKEGTISVPYVMSLVKGAPHEANGKKVLDFVLSDEGQKLWADAYLRPVRANAMSPETAAKFLPASDYARAKPVDFGKMAEKQSSFGERYLQVMH, encoded by the coding sequence GTGACCCGCTCTTCCAAACATTTCGCTTCGCCAATCCAACCGCTCCGGCCGCTCTGGCATCGCCTCGCTCGCACCACGGCCGCCGCGCTGTCGGCCTGCATGGTGGTCGCCGCCGCGCTCGTCGCGATCGCACCGCAAGCCGCGCACGCCGATGAGTCCGCGATCTGCTACAACTGCCCGCCCGAATGGGCCGACTGGGCGAGCCAGATCAAGGCGATCCAGCAAAAGACCGGCATTCGTGTGCCGTTCGACAACAAGAACTCCGGTCAGTCGATCGCGCAACTGATGGCCGAGCAGAAGAGCCCGGTCGCCGACGTCGTGTATCTCGGCGTCTCGTCCGCTTTCCAGGCGAAGGACAAGGGCGTGATCCAGCCGTACAAGCCCGCGCATTGGGACGACATTCCCGCCAACCTGAAAGACCCGCAAGGCTACTGGTTCTCGATTCACTCGGGCACGCTGGGCTTTTTCGTCAACAAAGACGCACTCGAAGGCAAGCCGGTGCCGCGCTCGTGGGCCGACCTGCTCAAGCCTGAGTACAAAGGCATGATCGGCTACCTGGATCCGTCGAGCGCGTTTGTCGGCTATGCGGGCGCGGTCGCGGTGAACCAGGCGCTCGGCGGCACGCTCGATAACTTCGAGCCGGGCCTCGACTGGTTTCGCAAGCTGAAGGCCAACGCGCCGATCGTGCCGAAGCAGACCGCCTATGCACGCGTGATGTCCGGTGAAATCCCCATCCTGCTCGACTACGATTTCGACGCCTACCGCGCGAAGTACAAGGATCACGCGAACGTCGAATTCGTGATTCCGAAGGAAGGCACGATCTCGGTGCCGTACGTGATGAGTCTCGTGAAGGGCGCGCCGCATGAAGCGAACGGCAAGAAAGTGCTCGACTTCGTGCTCTCCGACGAAGGCCAGAAGCTGTGGGCCGACGCCTACCTGCGTCCGGTGCGCGCGAACGCGATGAGCCCGGAAACCGCCGCCAAATTCCTGCCGGCCAGCGACTATGCGCGCGCCAAACCGGTGGACTTCGGCAAGATGGCCGAGAAGCAGTCGAGCTTCGGCGAGCGCTACTTGCAGGTGATGCATTGA
- a CDS encoding ABC transporter permease, protein MNDITFPLRWRIALIAPALAVFIAFWLLPMGALAQLSGDGHAFATYRAMLTNPRYMSSLGATVLLSAAVTAATLVLSVIAGLLLARREFPLKRTLLALLTFPLAFPGVVVGFMVIMLAGRQGLIGALSLKLTGDRWVFAYSMSGLFLGYLYFSIPRVIVTVMASATKLDASLEEAARSLGASPWRITRDIVLPALSPGLIAAGAVCFATAMGAFGTAFTLATDIDVLPMTIYTEFTLNANMVTAAGLSIVLGIVTWAVLALARSVSGSAVAASA, encoded by the coding sequence TTGAACGACATCACGTTCCCGCTGCGCTGGCGCATCGCGTTGATCGCGCCGGCGCTGGCGGTGTTCATCGCCTTCTGGCTGCTGCCAATGGGTGCGCTCGCGCAGTTGAGCGGCGACGGCCACGCGTTCGCCACCTATCGCGCGATGCTGACGAATCCGCGCTACATGTCGAGTCTCGGCGCGACCGTGCTGCTGTCCGCGGCGGTCACGGCGGCGACGCTGGTGCTCTCGGTGATCGCGGGTCTGCTGCTGGCGCGGCGCGAGTTTCCTTTGAAACGCACGCTGCTTGCCTTGCTCACGTTTCCGCTGGCGTTTCCCGGCGTGGTGGTCGGCTTCATGGTCATCATGCTGGCGGGACGCCAGGGCCTCATCGGCGCGCTCTCGCTGAAACTCACGGGCGACCGCTGGGTCTTCGCCTACTCGATGAGCGGGCTCTTTCTTGGCTACCTGTACTTCTCGATTCCGCGCGTGATCGTCACCGTGATGGCTTCGGCGACCAAGCTCGATGCATCGCTTGAAGAAGCCGCGCGTTCGCTCGGCGCGTCGCCATGGCGCATCACGCGCGACATCGTGTTGCCCGCGCTTTCGCCCGGGCTGATCGCGGCGGGCGCGGTGTGCTTCGCCACCGCGATGGGCGCGTTCGGCACAGCGTTCACGCTCGCCACCGACATCGACGTACTGCCGATGACCATCTACACCGAGTTCACCCTCAACGCGAACATGGTGACGGCCGCGGGCCTCTCGATCGTGCTCGGCATCGTGACGTGGGCGGTGCTGGCCCTGGCGCGCAGCGTAAGCGGCTCGGCCGTGGCGGCAAGCGCATGA
- a CDS encoding ABC transporter permease: MNSITTSLQPSAKPRSRLGWPDARTWLATGQWLVTLLLCAFLIVPVVMSIMAGLTVNYFKGVSSGLTLRWLGEVWTQYHSSVFLSLEVAAATLLITLLTGVPAGYVLARSKTRLSRIIEEFLVLPIALPGLASALALLVVYGGFTMFRMSVAFIVVGHVVFTLPFMVRAVAAVCASSDLRTLEEGAASLGASFLQRFVTIVLPNARPGIVAGALAVLTLSIGEFNLTWMLHTPDTKTLPVGLADTYASLRIEIGSAYTILFFIMTMPLLVAMQWLGVDATGQRSAAKKRVARSSSKAIQP, translated from the coding sequence ATGAACTCCATCACAACCTCTCTGCAACCGTCAGCGAAGCCTCGCTCCCGGCTTGGCTGGCCGGACGCAAGAACGTGGCTCGCAACCGGCCAATGGCTCGTCACGCTGCTGCTGTGCGCGTTTCTGATCGTGCCGGTCGTCATGTCGATCATGGCGGGCCTGACGGTCAACTACTTCAAGGGCGTGTCGAGCGGACTCACGCTGCGCTGGCTGGGTGAAGTGTGGACGCAGTATCACAGCTCGGTGTTTCTCTCGCTCGAAGTGGCGGCGGCGACCTTGCTCATCACGCTCTTGACCGGTGTGCCCGCGGGTTATGTGCTCGCGCGCAGCAAGACGCGGCTCTCGCGCATCATCGAAGAGTTTCTGGTGCTGCCGATCGCACTGCCCGGTCTCGCGTCCGCGCTTGCGCTGCTGGTGGTGTACGGCGGCTTCACGATGTTCCGCATGAGCGTGGCGTTCATCGTGGTCGGGCATGTGGTGTTCACGCTGCCCTTCATGGTGCGCGCGGTCGCGGCGGTGTGCGCGAGCAGCGATCTGCGCACGCTCGAGGAAGGCGCGGCGAGTCTCGGCGCGAGCTTCCTGCAGCGCTTCGTGACGATCGTGCTGCCCAATGCGCGCCCCGGCATCGTGGCCGGTGCGCTGGCGGTGCTGACGCTTTCGATCGGCGAATTCAACCTCACGTGGATGCTGCACACGCCCGATACCAAGACGCTGCCGGTGGGTCTCGCGGACACCTACGCGTCGTTGCGCATCGAGATCGGCAGCGCCTACACGATTCTGTTTTTCATCATGACGATGCCTCTACTCGTCGCAATGCAATGGCTCGGCGTCGATGCGACCGGGCAGCGCAGCGCGGCGAAAAAACGCGTCGCGCGCTCTTCTTCAAAGGCCATCCAGCCATGA
- a CDS encoding ABC transporter ATP-binding protein has protein sequence MKLASIPITLTQCAKTFRGTRVLEPLDLHIDAGETLVLLGPSGCGKTTTLRMIAGLETPDAGGRIAFGDDDVTALPIEKRQVGMVFQSYALFPNLTVRGNIGYGLKIKRVPAETARQRVDELLGMMRLTAHADKPIDQLSGGQRQRVALARALAVQPRVLLLDEPLTALDARLRDTLRSEMNTLLRELGITTVYVTHDQAEAMELGDRIVVMSAGRIEQIGSPREIYYRPANRTVAQFVGTINRLAGERRDGMLSTTGGAVPLPAGSAHANSVHEIFFRPEDAYLADPAHAQLRGHIESAAFLGERTRLTVGGAAPDALLIDVAGRVELARGTPVGISIAQDALIALS, from the coding sequence ATGAAACTCGCCTCCATTCCAATCACGCTGACGCAATGCGCGAAAACGTTTCGCGGCACGCGCGTGCTCGAACCGCTCGACCTGCATATCGATGCCGGCGAAACGCTCGTGCTGCTCGGGCCGTCCGGCTGCGGCAAGACCACGACGCTGCGCATGATCGCGGGTCTGGAAACGCCGGATGCCGGCGGCCGCATCGCGTTCGGTGACGACGACGTCACCGCGCTGCCGATCGAAAAGCGCCAGGTCGGCATGGTGTTCCAGAGCTACGCGCTGTTTCCGAATCTGACGGTGCGCGGCAACATCGGCTACGGGTTGAAGATCAAACGCGTGCCCGCGGAGACGGCGCGGCAACGCGTCGACGAACTGCTCGGCATGATGCGTCTCACCGCGCACGCCGACAAACCGATCGACCAGCTTTCCGGCGGTCAGCGTCAACGGGTGGCGCTCGCTCGAGCACTCGCCGTGCAGCCGCGCGTGCTGTTGCTCGACGAACCGTTGACCGCCCTCGACGCCCGTTTGCGCGACACCTTGCGCAGCGAGATGAACACGCTGCTGCGCGAGTTGGGCATCACGACCGTTTACGTCACGCACGATCAGGCCGAAGCGATGGAACTCGGCGACCGTATCGTCGTGATGAGCGCGGGGCGCATCGAGCAGATCGGCTCGCCGCGCGAGATCTATTACCGCCCCGCCAATCGCACGGTCGCGCAGTTCGTCGGCACCATCAACCGGCTTGCGGGCGAGCGGCGCGACGGCATGCTGAGTACCACGGGCGGTGCAGTGCCGCTGCCTGCGGGCTCCGCGCACGCGAACTCGGTACACGAGATTTTCTTCCGCCCGGAAGACGCGTATCTGGCCGATCCGGCTCACGCGCAATTGCGTGGGCATATCGAAAGCGCCGCGTTTCTCGGCGAGCGCACGCGTCTGACGGTCGGCGGCGCCGCGCCGGACGCGTTGCTGATCGACGTAGCCGGCCGCGTGGAATTGGCGCGCGGCACGCCGGTCGGCATTTCCATCGCGCAGGACGCGCTGATTGCGCTATCGTAA